A region of Pseudopipra pipra isolate bDixPip1 chromosome 10, bDixPip1.hap1, whole genome shotgun sequence DNA encodes the following proteins:
- the TRIM59 gene encoding tripartite motif-containing protein 59 yields the protein MERLEEELTCAVCCGIYQDPRVLPCSHTFCRECLQGVLQRSDTFSIRRRLKCPNCRALVDIPAAGLESLPINFALKAVIEKCRQEEPWDVETCREHPRQPLNIYCLLDRQLVCGQCLTIGQHRGHPIGDLHSAHRKAREAAGKLQEQLPEKYWREVLLCYMKLTTQKSQWEKLLSSERDVVGQYFKKLGDTLEHKKQALLGALDELNRRFLREYEPLLESVSKLKVEEIELKYLNSSIRKEKSPLLCLEKLEELQQRVRALREKELPDVKPLEICPRMEDLLKDVWAKTEIGQIHKIPPPKLMLIPRRKQCSKCPGKETVEGSKWVCALSLPPVSLPTVLLLLLLGLAGTLLVLHRALPPGAIQAAPAWISEFLLQLYQHSCSHLQKAVDGLCHPFTSLMGFCRRIVPFDCFRE from the coding sequence ATGGAGcggctggaggaggagctgaCCTGTGCCGTTTGCTGCGGCATTTACCAGGATCCCCGGgtgcttccctgctcccacaccTTCTGCAGGGAATGCCTGCAGGGGGTTCTCCAGCGCTCCGACACCTTTTCCATCCGGAGGCGCCTCAAGTGCCCCAACTGCCGGGCCCTGGTGGACATTCCCGCCGCCGGGCTGGAATCCCTGCCCATCAACTTCGCCCTCAAGGCCGTCATTGAGAAGTGCCGGCAGGAAGAGCCCTGGGATGTGGAGACGTGCCGGGAGCACCCCCGGCAGCCCCTCAACATTTACTGCCTGCTGGACAGGCAGCTGGTGTGCGGGCAGTGCCTCACCATAGGGCAGCACCGCGGGCACCCCATCGGGGACCTGCACAGCGCCCACAGGAAGGCCAGGGAGGCCGCGGGAaaactgcaggagcagctgccgGAGAAATACTGGCgggaggtgctgctgtgctACATGAAGCTGACGACGCAGAAATCCCAGTGGGAGAAGCTCCTGAGCAGCGAGAGGGACGTCGTGGGGCAGTACTTCAAAAAGCTCGGGGACACCTTGGAGCACAAGAAACAAGCTCTGCTGGGCGCTCTGGATGAGCTCAACAGGCGCTTCCTGCGGGAATACGAGCCCCTGCTGGAGAGTGTGAGCAAACTGAAGGTGGAGGAGATTGAGCTCAAGTACCTGAATTCCTCTATTCGGAAAGAGAAGTCCCccctgctgtgcctggagaagctggaggagctgcagcagcgGGTCAGGGCCCTGAGGGAGAAGGAACTGCCGGATGTGAAACCTCTGGAGATTTGTCCAAGGATGGAGGACCTGCTGAAGGACGTGTGGGCTAAAACTGAAATAGGTCAGATCCACAAGATCCCCCCTCCAAAACTGATGCTGATtcccaggaggaaacagtgCAGCAAATGCCCTGGGAAGGAAACTGTGGAAGGCAGCAAGTGGGTGTGTGCCCTGAGCCTGCCCCCCGTGAGCCTGCCCAccgtgctgctgctgctgctgctgggcctgGCGGGCACCCTGCTCGTCCTGCACAGGGCACTGCCCCCCGGGGCCATCCAGGCTGCTCCCGCGTGGATCTCGGaattcctgctccagctctATCAGCATTCCTGCTCCCACCTGCAGAAGGCTGTGGATGGGCTGTGCCACCCATTCACCTCCCTGATGGGGTTCTGCAGGAGAATTGTCCCCTTTGACTGCTTCCGAGAGTAG